The sequence below is a genomic window from Stigmatopora nigra isolate UIUO_SnigA chromosome 16, RoL_Snig_1.1, whole genome shotgun sequence.
TCCACTCATGCGCCAGCACAGCCTTGTCCGACTGCCAGGAAGGCGCCAACGAGCTTTGGGAGAAACTCAAGAAGGAATCTCGCAGTCTGGATTTCCGCGGAAGCCTGTTTGAACTGTGCGGCGCGGgaaacgccgccgccgcgcccCATCCACGGggggcgggggcggcggcgctCCTGCCGGGCCTGCTCACCTGCTTGCTGGCCCTTTAAGAGAGCCCCCCCGCCTCCAAAACACAAGCCCCCGAAAGCGCGGGATCGTCCGGCCCTCCACTTTGCCTCGGGGACGCGGCGTCCCGTCGCGCCACGGCGGAGGAATTTCCCGAGAGGTGTTCCCGTAGGTACGGCCTCCACTCTGCCGGCTCCTTTCCTGCGGCGCCAGCGTGGCGTTGAGTGGGTGTCTCCTCCGCTCCAGAACCCAGAGGAAAAAGTCCCCCAATTGGGGAAGCGTAGGAAATCCTGGGATgcgggaagcaaaaaaaaaaaggtggcccGACACCCTCCACGCCACGCGTGGCAGCGGACGGCTCCCTCTCAGAGTCTCAACACGGCCGAGGGCGCTTTTGGTTACCCCCCGCTCCCCGGGGAAGACGGCGTGGTCCGCTCGGCCCTTTTAGGACGCGGCTCCAAAGTTGGCGCCGACTCTGGAAAAGGCCCGAGGGGGCCCCCGGGCGAAAAGGGCCGGCCGCTCCGGGAGGGTGCCGAGAGCGGCGGCCCGGGCGGGCCCACGCTGGCGGGCGGGCCCACGCTGGCGGGCGGGCCCACGCTGGCGTCGCCGCCCCCGGCCGAGCGTTTGGAGTACTCGTGTGGCGTTTGGGCCCTGACCAAGCGGGACCGTGGTTTTCTTTGGAGTAAATCCATGTTTTGACCGTAGGATATCTCGGGGCTGCGATTGGCCGTTggtctttttgttttggtgttgaAACGTGAGCCTTTTGGAATTTTGAAGGTCAAACCTCACACGTGTTTTACTCATGTTTTACTCTGCGTTTGGGACGGTTGCTGCCCTATCACGCCAACCTCGGACCTTGGGCCGTGCACGTTAGCTAGCTTTGGGCGCCCACCGCGCCTGTTTCCAAGATAGCTCATGTCGTAGAGCGTTGTGAAGAAAGGGAGTCCGTTCATTTTGTGCCCGTTTCCTGAAATGTTGTGAATTGTTTAGGGTtttatttgggcttttttttcccctaggtGAGTAGAATGTTTAACATTGTTGTCGTTTGTGGTGGCCaaagggagcaaaaaaaaaaaagaaaaagaaaaaagcaatagcagcagcagcacgcCACTTAGCGCGGCGCTACCACGCCAAGGCCAGCGTAGCTCCGAGCAATCGATACTACCATTGGTCCACAATCTCAGACTGTTGACTTCCAATAAATAGCCAGTAATAAGATGGTCTTGATCATTGTGTCATCTGCGTGCCTGCCGGGTTCctttctgtccgtctgtctaTTTGCTTGCAACTTTTAAACTACAAATCTTTTGTCAGAGGAAATGTATTCCACTTTTAACCAAACTGAAATGATTTAGtgctgaataaaaaaagaaggaaaaaacgtATGAAGGGAAGCCAtgcctgtctctctctttctcttttttcccaTGTGGGACACACGCGTCCGCATTCATGATTAATGAGTTTGTGCACACGCACGTTCAGTCTATATTGATGGATGAAGGCCGGTTGGGGGTGAGAGAatgggtttgggggggggggggggctcagcTGCAGAGCAAACATCAAAATGACACTAGTTTCCAATTAGCGGCCGATTGCAAACAAGCGAGTCACGACGCCAAAACAATCGCAAAAAAAAGGTGGTGATTCGGCGAGTGGCTCTGAAAAGAACCTTCTCTTTCCCCTCCCGCTTCTAACGTGCGTCCGTCCaagaaaaagcaaaagcaaaaagaCTTACCAACTACTTGGAACGTTGATTTGAGTGGGATGCGAAGACTCCACATGCTGGCTTTTGCTACGCTCGATTGAGACAGCACTccattgtgtgtgcgtgtacgagcgcgcgcgcgcgcgcgcacacGTCGATGAAATATGCAACGCGGAggtaggcaggcaggcaggcgggcGGGCGCAGACTAATTCCTGGAAGCGAGCTAGAGTCGTGAATAATTCAAGGCGCAATTAAGGCCTGCAGGAAGAAAGGcgtttataaaatatt
It includes:
- the nrn1a gene encoding neuritin, encoding MAGSLVLVVALHLGWLLPSALVNPAHCDAVFKGFSDCLLELGDNVANYPTHLDDRQNLRKICTYWDDFHSCASTALSDCQEGANELWEKLKKESRSLDFRGSLFELCGAGNAAAAPHPRGAGAAALLPGLLTCLLAL